From the Pseudomonas baltica genome, one window contains:
- a CDS encoding pyridoxal phosphate-dependent aminotransferase, which translates to MQFSKSNKLANVCYDIRGPVLKHAKRLEEEGHRILKLNIGNPAPFGFEAPEEILQDVIRNLPTSQGYSDSKGLFSARKAVMQYYQQKQVEGVGIEDIYLGNGVSELIVMSLQALLNNGDEVLIPAPDYPLWTASVSLAGGNAVHYLCDEQANWWPDLDDIKAKITPNTKAMVIINPNNPTGAVYSKEVLLGMLEIARQHNLVVFSDEIYDKILYDDAVHICTASLAPDLLCLTFNGLSKSYRVAGFRSGWIAISGPKHNAQSYIEGIDILANMRLCANVPSQHAIQTALGGYQSINDLVLPNGRLLEQRNRTWELLNDIPGVSCVKPMGALYAFPRIDPKVCPIFNDEKFVLDLLLSEKLLVVQGTAFNWPWPDHFRVVTLPRVDDLEQAIGRIGNFLKSYRQ; encoded by the coding sequence ATGCAGTTCAGCAAATCGAACAAGCTTGCCAACGTCTGCTACGACATTCGCGGCCCGGTGCTCAAGCACGCCAAGCGCCTGGAAGAAGAAGGCCACCGCATCCTCAAGCTGAACATCGGTAACCCGGCGCCGTTCGGCTTCGAAGCCCCCGAGGAAATCCTCCAGGACGTGATTCGCAACCTGCCCACCTCCCAGGGCTACAGCGACTCCAAGGGGCTGTTCAGCGCGCGTAAGGCGGTGATGCAGTACTACCAGCAGAAGCAGGTCGAAGGTGTCGGCATCGAAGACATCTACCTGGGCAACGGCGTCTCGGAACTGATCGTGATGTCCTTGCAGGCGCTGCTCAACAACGGTGACGAAGTCCTGATCCCGGCGCCGGACTACCCGCTGTGGACCGCTTCGGTGAGCCTGGCGGGCGGCAATGCCGTGCACTACCTGTGCGATGAGCAGGCCAACTGGTGGCCCGATCTGGATGACATCAAGGCCAAGATCACGCCGAACACCAAGGCCATGGTCATCATCAACCCCAACAACCCGACCGGGGCCGTGTACTCCAAAGAGGTGCTGCTGGGGATGCTGGAAATCGCCCGTCAGCACAATCTGGTGGTGTTCTCCGATGAAATCTACGACAAGATCCTCTACGACGACGCCGTGCACATCTGCACCGCCTCGCTGGCCCCGGATCTGCTCTGCCTGACTTTCAACGGCCTGTCCAAGTCTTACCGCGTCGCGGGCTTCCGCTCCGGCTGGATCGCCATCTCCGGCCCCAAGCACAACGCCCAGAGCTACATCGAAGGCATCGACATCCTGGCTAACATGCGCCTGTGCGCCAACGTACCCAGCCAGCACGCCATCCAGACGGCGCTGGGCGGCTACCAGAGCATCAACGATCTGGTGCTGCCTAACGGTCGCCTGCTGGAGCAGCGCAACCGTACCTGGGAGCTGCTCAACGATATCCCCGGTGTCAGCTGCGTGAAGCCTATGGGGGCGCTGTACGCCTTTCCGCGCATCGACCCCAAGGTGTGCCCGATCTTCAACGATGAAAAGTTCGTACTCGACCTGCTGCTCTCGGAAAAACTGCTGGTGGTGCAGGGTACGGCCTTCAACTGGCCATGGCCGGATCACTTCCGCGTGGTCACACTGCCGCGCGTCGACGACTTGGAACAAGCCATCGGTCGCATCGGCAATTTCCTCAAGTCGTATCGCCAGTAA
- the msrB gene encoding peptide-methionine (R)-S-oxide reductase MsrB: MSKIEKTLEEWKAMLDPEQYNVCRLSATERPFTGKYNDEKTDGVYHCICCDASLFDSKTKFDSGCGWPSFYAPIGNEAMTEIRDVSHGMIRTEVKCSTCDAHLGHVFPDGPPPTGLRYCINSVCLNLVPREA, translated from the coding sequence GTGAGCAAGATTGAAAAGACTCTCGAAGAATGGAAAGCCATGCTCGACCCCGAGCAATACAACGTCTGTCGCCTCAGCGCGACCGAGCGTCCATTCACCGGCAAATACAATGATGAGAAGACCGATGGCGTCTACCACTGCATCTGCTGCGACGCATCGCTGTTCGATTCCAAGACCAAGTTCGACTCAGGCTGCGGCTGGCCGAGCTTCTACGCGCCGATCGGCAACGAGGCCATGACCGAAATCCGCGACGTCAGCCACGGCATGATCCGCACCGAGGTCAAGTGCTCCACCTGCGACGCGCACCTGGGGCATGTATTCCCTGATGGCCCGCCGCCCACCGGCTTGCGCTACTGCATCAACTCGGTGTGCCTGAACCTGGTCCCGCGGGAGGCTTGA
- a CDS encoding glutathione peroxidase — protein sequence MSTDLLKVPCITLDGQHLTLEAWRGKAILVVNTASQCGFTPQYKGLEQLWQTYRSKGLVVLGFPCNQFGHQEPGDTLDITQFCEKNFGVSFPMFRKIDVNGELAHPLFVKLKAQAPGLLGTQRIKWNFTKFLIAPDGQRVKRFAPTTKPEKIASEIEALLR from the coding sequence ATGAGCACGGATCTGTTGAAAGTACCGTGCATTACTCTGGACGGTCAGCACCTGACCCTGGAAGCCTGGCGCGGCAAGGCCATTCTGGTGGTCAACACCGCCAGCCAGTGCGGCTTCACCCCGCAATACAAGGGCCTGGAGCAGCTCTGGCAGACCTACCGCAGCAAAGGCCTGGTGGTGCTGGGCTTTCCCTGCAACCAGTTCGGCCACCAGGAACCGGGCGATACGCTCGATATCACGCAATTCTGTGAAAAAAACTTCGGCGTGAGTTTTCCGATGTTCCGCAAGATCGATGTCAACGGTGAACTGGCCCATCCGCTGTTCGTCAAGCTCAAGGCGCAGGCGCCCGGTTTGCTGGGCACCCAACGCATCAAATGGAATTTCACCAAGTTCCTGATCGCGCCGGATGGTCAGCGAGTCAAGCGCTTTGCGCCGACCACCAAGCCGGAAAAAATCGCCAGTGAGATCGAAGCGCTGTTGCGTTGA
- a CDS encoding ATP-binding protein — protein MDIKFTQRLSYKQARLTVVVGFILGTLLSFAQIAIDYASVNQAINRQMRSFLEVSHDPASRIAYTIDAELAEELTRGLLRSESVINARLVDNDNNVLADVSRPRQSTDYRMISDYLFGAGLRFEEPLFLASMPDQPLGTLSIEVDTNAIGNRFLTRSEVTLLSGFVRTLILTAILLVLFYFILTKPLVKVIQALSESNPHAGRPSKLECPPGHQNDEIGVLVKVANQQFVSMTTEIQQRRDAEQRLTDYLAELENIVSARTTELKASNVRLSQSNEELERARRTALDMAQARAAFLANMSHEIRTPLNGLLGMIALSLDSPLNAEQRQQLSIAHDSGKVLVELLNDILDLSKFDAGQLELERIPFDLGALVEDTANLLSQNAAPGVELTCLIHPDFPALVLGDPTRVRQIVSNLLSNALKFTRFGRVDVCLTAQASGVRLEVRDTGIGIPQEAQIKIFQPFTQAGAGITRQFGGTGLGLALTNNLCEAMHGRLTISSESGFGSQFCAELPLPTHTPATRPAPLAGNVLVISAAGSGLAELLNTLLPLWGVKVTRQDPDQSLKDVSADLVITDNLDHLFSLRPVLRAQILLVTAYGNFLPTEQATSLSPLQQQARPLARNALYQTLRRTLLGDEVSEPGTRAGLPGPQRRANILLVEDNPVNQLVAKGMLSKLGCEVMVAGHGGEALEALELHHFDLVLMDCNMPVMDGYEASRRIRQSGRWPRLPIVALTANAMPEERDRCRAAGMSDYLAKPFRREELMTLIDQWVPDAS, from the coding sequence ATGGATATTAAGTTCACCCAGCGCTTGTCTTACAAGCAGGCCAGACTGACCGTCGTCGTCGGCTTTATTCTGGGGACACTGCTCAGCTTTGCACAAATCGCTATCGATTATGCCAGCGTCAATCAGGCCATCAACCGCCAGATGCGCTCGTTTCTCGAGGTCAGCCACGATCCCGCCTCGCGCATTGCCTATACCATAGACGCTGAACTCGCCGAAGAACTGACCCGCGGCCTGCTGCGCTCCGAATCAGTGATCAACGCACGACTGGTCGACAATGATAACAATGTCCTGGCCGACGTCAGTCGCCCACGCCAGTCCACTGACTACCGGATGATCAGCGATTATCTGTTCGGCGCCGGCCTGCGCTTCGAAGAGCCGTTGTTTCTGGCCAGCATGCCGGATCAGCCGCTGGGAACGCTGTCGATCGAGGTCGACACCAATGCCATCGGCAACCGCTTCCTGACGCGCTCCGAGGTGACCCTGCTCAGCGGCTTCGTGCGCACGCTGATCCTCACCGCCATCTTGTTGGTGCTGTTCTACTTCATCCTTACCAAGCCGCTGGTCAAGGTCATCCAGGCCTTGAGCGAGAGCAATCCCCATGCGGGCAGGCCGAGCAAGCTGGAGTGCCCGCCGGGCCACCAGAATGATGAAATTGGCGTGCTGGTCAAGGTCGCCAATCAGCAGTTCGTGAGCATGACCACCGAGATCCAACAGCGCCGCGACGCCGAACAGCGCCTCACCGACTACCTCGCCGAGCTCGAAAATATCGTTTCGGCGCGCACTACCGAACTCAAGGCCAGCAACGTGCGCCTGAGCCAATCCAACGAAGAGCTCGAGCGCGCCCGCCGCACGGCGTTGGACATGGCCCAGGCGCGGGCGGCCTTCCTGGCCAACATGAGCCATGAGATTCGTACCCCGCTCAACGGCCTGCTGGGCATGATTGCGCTGTCGCTGGACAGCCCCTTGAACGCGGAGCAGCGCCAGCAACTGTCCATCGCCCACGACTCGGGCAAGGTGCTGGTGGAGCTGCTCAACGATATTCTCGACTTGTCCAAGTTCGACGCTGGGCAGCTGGAGCTTGAGCGCATCCCGTTCGACCTGGGCGCGCTGGTAGAGGACACCGCCAACCTGTTGTCCCAGAATGCCGCCCCTGGCGTCGAACTGACGTGCCTGATCCATCCGGACTTCCCGGCCCTGGTGCTGGGCGACCCTACGCGGGTTCGGCAGATCGTCAGCAATCTGTTGTCCAACGCCCTGAAGTTCACTCGTTTCGGCCGCGTCGACGTGTGCCTCACCGCGCAGGCCAGCGGTGTGCGCCTGGAGGTTCGCGATACCGGCATCGGCATCCCCCAGGAAGCCCAGATCAAGATATTCCAGCCATTCACTCAGGCTGGCGCCGGCATTACCCGACAATTCGGCGGTACCGGGCTGGGCCTGGCGCTCACCAACAACTTGTGCGAGGCCATGCACGGGCGCCTCACTATCAGCTCCGAATCCGGCTTCGGCAGTCAGTTCTGCGCCGAGCTGCCCCTGCCGACCCACACCCCGGCAACACGGCCTGCGCCGCTTGCGGGTAACGTTCTGGTCATCAGCGCGGCCGGAAGCGGACTGGCCGAGCTGCTGAACACCTTGCTGCCGCTGTGGGGCGTCAAGGTTACCCGTCAGGACCCCGATCAGAGCCTCAAGGACGTCAGCGCCGACCTGGTGATTACCGACAACCTCGATCATCTGTTCAGCCTGCGCCCTGTCCTGCGCGCGCAAATCCTGCTGGTGACCGCTTACGGCAACTTCCTGCCCACCGAGCAAGCCACTTCGCTGTCGCCGCTGCAGCAGCAAGCTCGGCCACTGGCGCGCAACGCCTTGTATCAAACCTTGCGTCGCACCTTGCTGGGCGATGAAGTGAGCGAGCCGGGCACGCGCGCAGGTCTGCCCGGGCCGCAACGCCGAGCCAATATCCTGCTGGTGGAAGACAACCCGGTGAACCAGCTGGTGGCCAAAGGCATGCTGAGCAAACTGGGCTGTGAGGTGATGGTCGCCGGGCACGGTGGCGAAGCGCTGGAGGCGCTGGAGCTGCACCACTTCGACCTGGTGCTGATGGATTGCAACATGCCGGTGATGGACGGCTACGAGGCCAGTCGGCGAATACGCCAGAGTGGCCGCTGGCCCAGGCTGCCGATCGTCGCCCTGACCGCCAACGCCATGCCCGAGGAGCGCGACCGCTGCCGCGCGGCGGGCATGAGCGACTACCTGGCCAAGCCGTTCAGGCGCGAAGAACTGATGACCCTGATCGACCAGTGGGTGCCGGACGCGTCCTGA
- a CDS encoding ATP-binding protein, with protein MDARLMAFLERAEGVLERLEPLLPALRGSIDWQQCLAARWQREGRTGYLLPLDVSLDMRLSDLIGVDRQREQLTRNTEQFIAGMPANHALLWGSRGTGKSSLVRALLAEHAKSGLRLIEIERDHLADLPRVVEQLAGLPQRFVLFCDDLSFESGEGDYRVLKSVLDGSLEQAPDNVLLYATSNRRHLVPEKESDNENWKHVDGELHPSEAVEDKIALSDRFGLWLSFYPFTQEHYLNVVEHWISELAQKAGLQWARDEQLDILAARWATGRGNRNGRCAYQFARYWVGLQLLEQR; from the coding sequence GTGGACGCTCGATTGATGGCTTTTCTGGAGCGCGCCGAAGGCGTGTTGGAGCGGTTGGAGCCACTGCTGCCCGCATTACGTGGGTCGATCGACTGGCAGCAATGCCTGGCGGCCCGTTGGCAGCGCGAGGGGCGCACTGGCTATCTGCTGCCGCTGGACGTTAGCTTGGACATGCGCTTGTCGGATTTGATCGGTGTCGATCGCCAGCGCGAGCAGTTAACGCGCAATACCGAGCAATTCATCGCCGGTATGCCCGCCAACCACGCATTGCTATGGGGCTCGCGCGGCACCGGCAAGTCCTCGTTGGTGCGCGCGCTGCTGGCGGAGCATGCCAAAAGTGGCCTGCGTCTGATCGAGATCGAGCGCGATCACCTGGCTGACCTCCCTCGGGTGGTCGAGCAGCTTGCAGGGCTGCCTCAGCGTTTCGTGCTGTTCTGTGACGACCTGTCGTTCGAGTCTGGGGAGGGTGATTACCGAGTGCTCAAGAGCGTGCTCGATGGCTCGCTGGAGCAGGCCCCGGATAACGTCTTGCTGTACGCCACATCCAACCGTCGCCATCTAGTGCCGGAGAAAGAAAGCGACAACGAAAACTGGAAGCATGTCGATGGCGAACTGCACCCCAGCGAAGCGGTTGAGGACAAGATCGCGCTGTCCGATCGTTTCGGGCTGTGGCTGTCGTTCTATCCGTTTACCCAGGAACATTACCTCAACGTGGTCGAGCACTGGATCAGCGAGCTGGCACAAAAGGCCGGCCTGCAGTGGGCACGCGACGAGCAACTGGATATTCTGGCGGCGCGCTGGGCCACCGGGCGCGGCAACCGCAATGGTCGCTGCGCCTATCAATTCGCCCGCTACTGGGTCGGCCTGCAATTGCTGGAGCAACGTTGA
- a CDS encoding GAF domain-containing protein, giving the protein MIDLNTAGQGLAGYGLLKAQLEALFSDERDFIANAAQFSAFLYSQLEDLNWAGFYLNKNEELVLGPFQGQVACVRIAFGRGVCGAAAATRQTQRVEDVHEFPGHIACDSASNSELVVPLVKEGRLIGVLDLDSPKLSRFSAEDQAGIEALAEVFLRLTDC; this is encoded by the coding sequence ATGATCGATTTGAATACGGCAGGGCAGGGGCTCGCCGGTTATGGCTTGCTGAAGGCGCAGTTGGAGGCGTTGTTCAGCGACGAGCGGGACTTTATCGCCAACGCCGCGCAATTCTCGGCGTTTCTGTACTCCCAGCTAGAGGATTTGAATTGGGCCGGCTTCTATCTGAACAAGAATGAAGAATTGGTACTCGGGCCGTTTCAGGGGCAGGTGGCTTGTGTGCGTATTGCCTTTGGTCGTGGCGTTTGCGGTGCCGCAGCGGCGACCCGGCAGACTCAGCGGGTCGAAGACGTGCATGAGTTTCCCGGGCATATCGCCTGCGACAGCGCTTCCAACAGTGAGTTGGTCGTGCCCTTGGTCAAGGAGGGGCGGCTGATTGGCGTTCTGGATCTGGACAGCCCGAAACTATCGCGTTTCAGCGCAGAAGATCAGGCGGGTATCGAGGCGCTGGCTGAGGTGTTTCTGCGGTTGACCGACTGCTAG
- a CDS encoding PA2817 family protein encodes MATQIIEHHLVLLDHLRTILVALGEADQVPEESHALFLERYDELRALLPIDPIESQYLGQDLICQVIQRYPQIAHLIPRDLLWFFAGDCLHYMPDEEIALYQALEERRYEAEQDDEPFDWNQEKQLLAMAVDGSKH; translated from the coding sequence ATGGCCACCCAAATCATCGAACACCACCTGGTGCTTCTGGATCACCTGCGTACCATTCTGGTCGCTCTGGGTGAAGCGGATCAGGTCCCGGAAGAGAGCCATGCGCTCTTCCTCGAACGCTACGACGAACTGCGCGCCCTGCTCCCGATTGATCCGATTGAAAGCCAATATCTGGGCCAGGATCTGATCTGTCAGGTGATTCAGCGTTATCCGCAGATTGCTCACTTGATCCCGCGGGATTTGCTCTGGTTCTTTGCAGGGGATTGCTTGCATTACATGCCGGATGAAGAGATCGCTTTGTATCAAGCGCTGGAAGAGCGTCGGTATGAGGCGGAGCAGGATGATGAGCCGTTTGATTGGAATCAGGAGAAGCAGCTGTTGGCGATGGCGGTGGATGGGAGCAAGCACTGA